One Desulfobulbus propionicus DSM 2032 DNA segment encodes these proteins:
- the nifA gene encoding nif-specific transcriptional activator NifA produces MKGIDPMRRAVEETTSTAFLEVQALYHIVNLIGSAVHLDTALASMLKVLHDTLRMERATLALLDETGSQLTIRASYGLSVEEEQRGVYGLNEGIYGQVFSTGSPFVVPDVHSEPLFLNRTGARTRISKATLSFIGVPVILAGVTVGVLSVDRLFGQDISFEEDVRFLTVLATLIAQFLSLNRAIRQDREQLVLENLSLKEKLHGRYHRHQIIGQSKAMQEVYWSIERVAPSLATVLLLGESGTGKELVARAVHDASPRKNEAFIKVNCAALPENLLESELFGHEKGAFTGAAVTRIGRFEQADRGTIFLDEIGELPLLLQAKLLRVLQEQQFERLGSSRTQTVDVRIIAATNVSLERAVALGAFRNDLYYRLNVVPIHLPPLRGRREDIPLLLDHFLRSSNKRNEKNLRMSREFLDFLTDYDWPGNVRELQNLVERLVILATNEVLRVEDLPEYLVRPESGRIPPAMETVVPLAVPSPPPASRKSLRDLEREQVESALIRNGWVQSRAARELGLTQRQMGYRMKKFDLQRPDY; encoded by the coding sequence ATGAAAGGAATTGACCCCATGCGCCGGGCCGTCGAGGAAACAACCAGCACAGCGTTCCTTGAGGTGCAGGCGCTCTACCATATCGTCAACCTGATCGGTTCGGCCGTTCACCTGGACACGGCTCTGGCCTCCATGCTCAAGGTGCTGCACGATACCCTGCGCATGGAGCGCGCCACGTTGGCGCTGCTGGACGAAACCGGCAGCCAGCTGACCATCCGCGCTTCCTACGGACTGAGTGTCGAGGAAGAGCAACGCGGTGTCTATGGCCTGAACGAGGGGATCTACGGCCAGGTGTTCAGCACCGGTTCCCCCTTTGTCGTGCCCGATGTCCACAGCGAACCCCTGTTTCTCAACCGCACCGGTGCCCGCACCCGAATCTCCAAGGCTACCCTTTCCTTCATCGGCGTGCCGGTCATCCTTGCCGGGGTAACCGTGGGCGTGCTCAGCGTCGACCGGCTGTTCGGACAAGACATCTCCTTTGAGGAGGACGTGCGTTTTCTCACCGTGCTCGCCACCCTGATCGCCCAGTTTCTCAGCCTCAACCGCGCCATCCGCCAGGACCGGGAACAGTTGGTCCTGGAAAATCTCAGTCTCAAGGAGAAGCTGCACGGCCGCTACCATCGCCATCAGATCATCGGCCAGTCCAAGGCCATGCAGGAGGTGTATTGGTCGATCGAGCGGGTGGCACCGTCCTTGGCCACTGTTCTGCTGCTCGGCGAGTCGGGCACCGGCAAGGAGTTGGTGGCCCGGGCGGTCCATGATGCCAGCCCGCGCAAGAACGAGGCGTTCATCAAGGTCAACTGCGCCGCCTTGCCGGAAAATCTGCTGGAGAGCGAATTGTTTGGCCACGAGAAAGGGGCCTTCACCGGCGCGGCGGTGACCCGGATTGGCCGATTTGAGCAGGCTGATCGCGGCACCATTTTTCTCGACGAGATCGGCGAGCTGCCGCTGCTGCTCCAGGCCAAACTGCTGCGGGTGCTGCAGGAGCAGCAGTTCGAACGGCTGGGCTCCTCGCGGACACAGACGGTGGATGTGCGGATCATCGCCGCCACCAATGTCAGTCTGGAGCGGGCGGTCGCCCTGGGCGCCTTTCGTAACGATCTGTACTATCGGCTCAATGTGGTGCCGATCCATCTGCCGCCTTTGCGCGGGCGGCGGGAGGACATTCCGCTGCTGCTCGATCATTTTCTCCGCTCGAGCAATAAGCGCAACGAAAAGAATCTGCGCATGTCGCGAGAGTTTCTTGATTTTCTGACTGACTACGATTGGCCGGGCAATGTCCGTGAGCTGCAGAATCTGGTGGAGCGGCTGGTGATTCTGGCCACCAACGAGGTGTTGCGGGTGGAGGACCTGCCCGAATATCTGGTGCGGCCCGAATCCGGACGAATACCGCCGGCCATGGAAACCGTGGTGCCGCTCGCGGTCCCGAGTCCGCCGCCGGCCAGCCGCAAATCACTCCGGGATCTGGAACGGGAACAGGTGGAGTCGGCCCTGATCCGTAACGGTTGGGTGCAGTCGCGGGCCGCAAGGGAACTGGGCCTTACCCAGCGGCAGATGGGCTACCGGATGAAGAAGTTCGACCTCCAGCGGCCCGATTACTGA
- a CDS encoding YgjV family protein, with product MTPFALSQLLVAIAIGFDLLSFQFKERRRIIACLIVSCLLIATHFALLGHWTAVGLGLLAAVRFVASYLTTSKKVMAFFIAASVLVAALSFHGVLSVLSCLGSIFGTIGSFCKEDKQLRQVMLVATSLWLVHNCLAGTPTAVLMEGLFIASNLLGYYRYYYRRAGKPEVVQTEGQTPDR from the coding sequence ATGACCCCCTTTGCTCTCTCTCAACTGCTGGTGGCCATTGCCATCGGTTTTGACCTGCTCTCCTTCCAGTTCAAGGAGCGGCGGCGGATCATCGCCTGCCTGATCGTCTCCTGCCTGCTAATCGCGACGCACTTTGCCCTGCTCGGCCATTGGACGGCGGTGGGCCTCGGTCTGCTGGCCGCGGTTCGGTTTGTCGCCAGCTATCTGACCACCTCGAAAAAGGTGATGGCCTTCTTTATTGCCGCCTCGGTGCTGGTCGCGGCCCTGAGCTTCCATGGCGTGCTGAGCGTGCTCAGTTGCCTGGGATCGATTTTTGGCACCATCGGTTCCTTTTGCAAGGAAGACAAACAACTCAGGCAGGTGATGCTGGTGGCGACCAGTCTGTGGCTGGTCCACAACTGTCTGGCTGGCACCCCCACGGCGGTCCTCATGGAGGGCTTGTTCATCGCCAGCAACCTGCTGGGCTATTACCGTTACTATTATCGGAGAGCGGGCAAACCAGAAGTGGTGCAGACGGAAGGGCAAACGCCGGATCGTTAG
- a CDS encoding ABC transporter substrate-binding protein yields MLVVLMAVSFFSPRAAAQADTPPRVLVVHSYHEGQQEHVVDMTEGIEEALAGIDRELRYFHMDTKRNTSEVWKRQAGQRAKEILAEYRPQVVIAMDDNAQQYFTKDYAGQPGPPWFVFSGVNNDPAEYGFPAANVTGVLERPNVMESIELLRKIRPEVKRLLILADKSETTDPLIAYCKTLHLPVTVVAYDQPLTLAAWKAVLDRYHQQIDAVGLYVIRTIARSATDPTKVPEEELVRLLNEHYRLPTVGFYDSAAESGVLCAVSVSMKEQGRAAGLIARELLAGKRPGDFVVKPTDHGRIQLNLRTAEQLGIQIPYHIIKRAEVVIR; encoded by the coding sequence TTGCTTGTCGTCCTTATGGCCGTCAGCTTCTTCTCGCCCCGGGCCGCCGCCCAGGCGGACACTCCTCCCCGCGTGCTGGTGGTGCACAGTTACCACGAGGGACAACAGGAGCATGTGGTCGACATGACCGAGGGCATCGAGGAGGCTCTGGCCGGAATCGACCGCGAGCTGCGGTATTTCCACATGGACACCAAGCGCAATACCTCCGAGGTATGGAAGCGGCAAGCCGGGCAGCGGGCGAAAGAGATCCTGGCCGAATACCGGCCGCAGGTGGTGATCGCCATGGACGACAACGCCCAGCAGTATTTCACCAAGGATTATGCCGGCCAGCCGGGCCCTCCCTGGTTCGTGTTCAGCGGCGTCAACAACGACCCGGCCGAGTATGGCTTTCCGGCGGCCAACGTCACCGGTGTGCTCGAACGGCCCAACGTGATGGAGAGCATCGAACTGCTGCGCAAAATTCGGCCGGAGGTCAAACGGCTGCTTATCCTGGCCGACAAGTCGGAAACCACCGATCCGCTGATCGCCTACTGCAAAACCCTGCACCTGCCGGTGACCGTGGTTGCCTACGACCAGCCGCTGACCCTTGCCGCCTGGAAAGCGGTGCTCGACCGCTATCATCAGCAGATCGACGCGGTCGGCCTTTATGTGATCCGCACCATCGCCCGCAGCGCCACCGATCCGACCAAGGTGCCCGAAGAGGAACTGGTCCGTCTGCTCAATGAACACTACCGTCTGCCCACGGTGGGCTTCTACGACAGTGCCGCCGAATCCGGGGTCCTGTGCGCGGTGAGCGTGTCGATGAAGGAACAGGGACGAGCCGCCGGATTGATCGCCCGTGAGCTCCTGGCAGGCAAACGGCCCGGCGACTTTGTCGTCAAGCCCACCGACCATGGCCGCATTCAACTCAATCTGCGGACAGCGGAACAGCTCGGCATCCAGATCCCCTACCACATCATCAAACGGGCCGAAGTGGTGATCAGGTAG
- a CDS encoding ATP-binding protein, whose amino-acid sequence MRTGLSKKILVPILGIIALGLAAVLVVQYLNARLIIRQELTKRLDREVHLSVKLIDSWLQARVTDIVAWSRQEVLAEALTEGGYYGRSAREGAESLLTTLKAGYPQYESLFLADRQGEIVAVSAPPGQPPMPVRLADRAYFQRALEGKASISEVLVSRLSAQKTFTCAAPIAVDGHVIGVLGGVIDFAVFKALFLEDFKVKQHGYAFVVDYRQQVLGSSRDNEQTLAESVPADFFQRIFAEPSGMFNVDTHDDEILTVFQRLQQTDWAFAIAQSVDNTLLPLRRIAQVSTVGAAVALLVISLLVIALFRKIIIARLQEMLRVIVNVQSGDFSQRIVASPCSRPDELTELTGSFNTMIAQLNHSMTELNEEIRVRKQTEATLAHHQENLEKIIEQRGAALEKEIRERQQVEERLVRAEKLEMIGTLAGGVAHDLNNILSGIVSYPDLLLMKLPQTSPLYAPLRTIKESGEKAAAIVQDLLTLARRGVTVKEPVLLNALIGDYLASPEFSLLQQRHPRIRVITDCAPDLFPVLGSPVHLEKTIMNLVTNAAEAMEGGGEIRLRTENRYVDNSLRLYEKIGQGEYVVLEVSDQGSGIRPEDLDKIFEPFYTSKKMGKSGTGLGMAVVWGTVKDHQGYINCESQVGVGSTFTLFFPVTSHQSFQRQVRTTVLDACRGQGEHILVVDDIVEQREIASSILRELGYQVTTVASGEEAVRLVARQRFDLVLLDMILGEGMDGLDTYQSILVHAPGQRAIITSGFSETERIAQALQLGVGQYIKKPYMIAKLGRAIREELTRGQTAQ is encoded by the coding sequence ATGCGGACCGGGCTGAGCAAAAAAATCCTTGTCCCTATCCTGGGGATCATTGCCCTTGGCTTGGCTGCGGTGCTGGTTGTCCAGTATCTCAACGCCCGGTTGATCATCCGCCAGGAACTGACCAAGCGGCTGGACCGGGAAGTGCATCTGTCCGTCAAGCTGATCGACAGCTGGCTGCAGGCGCGGGTCACCGACATCGTGGCCTGGTCGCGGCAGGAGGTGCTGGCCGAGGCCCTGACCGAAGGCGGCTATTACGGCCGAAGCGCTCGCGAGGGCGCCGAGTCGCTGCTTACCACCCTCAAGGCCGGCTACCCCCAGTACGAAAGCCTTTTTCTCGCCGATCGACAGGGCGAAATCGTCGCGGTGTCGGCGCCGCCCGGCCAGCCGCCCATGCCGGTGCGCCTCGCCGACCGGGCCTATTTCCAGCGGGCCCTGGAAGGGAAGGCGTCCATTTCCGAGGTGCTGGTCAGTCGATTGTCCGCCCAAAAAACCTTCACCTGCGCCGCGCCGATTGCCGTCGACGGCCATGTCATCGGCGTGCTTGGCGGCGTGATCGATTTTGCGGTGTTCAAGGCCCTGTTTCTCGAGGACTTCAAGGTCAAACAGCATGGCTACGCCTTTGTGGTCGATTACCGCCAGCAAGTGCTCGGCAGCTCGCGAGACAACGAACAGACCCTGGCTGAATCTGTCCCCGCCGATTTTTTCCAGCGGATTTTCGCCGAACCAAGCGGAATGTTCAACGTCGATACCCATGACGATGAAATACTTACCGTTTTTCAACGCCTGCAGCAAACCGACTGGGCCTTCGCCATCGCCCAATCCGTGGACAACACCCTCCTGCCCCTGCGCCGCATCGCCCAGGTGAGCACGGTTGGGGCTGCGGTGGCCCTGTTGGTCATCTCCCTGCTGGTCATTGCTCTTTTCCGCAAAATCATCATTGCGCGCCTCCAGGAGATGCTCAGGGTGATCGTCAACGTCCAGAGCGGCGATTTCTCCCAGCGCATCGTTGCATCCCCCTGTTCGCGGCCCGATGAACTCACCGAACTGACCGGCTCGTTCAACACCATGATCGCGCAGTTAAACCACAGCATGACCGAGCTCAACGAGGAGATCCGGGTGCGCAAGCAGACCGAGGCGACCCTCGCCCACCACCAGGAGAATCTGGAGAAAATCATCGAACAGCGCGGCGCGGCGCTGGAAAAGGAAATCAGGGAGCGGCAGCAGGTCGAGGAGCGGCTGGTCCGGGCCGAGAAGCTGGAAATGATTGGCACCCTGGCCGGCGGCGTGGCCCACGACCTCAACAACATCCTCTCCGGCATCGTCAGCTACCCGGATCTGCTGCTGATGAAGCTGCCTCAAACCAGCCCGCTGTACGCGCCCCTGCGCACCATCAAGGAATCCGGGGAAAAGGCGGCGGCCATTGTCCAGGACTTGCTCACCCTGGCGCGGCGGGGAGTCACGGTCAAGGAACCGGTCTTGCTCAACGCCCTGATCGGCGACTATCTGGCCAGCCCCGAATTCAGCCTGCTGCAGCAGCGCCATCCCCGAATCAGGGTCATCACCGACTGCGCGCCTGACCTCTTCCCGGTGCTTGGCTCGCCGGTGCACCTGGAAAAAACGATCATGAACCTGGTGACCAATGCGGCCGAGGCCATGGAAGGCGGCGGCGAGATCCGCCTGCGCACGGAAAACCGCTATGTGGACAATTCGCTGCGCCTGTACGAGAAAATCGGGCAGGGCGAATATGTGGTGCTCGAGGTGAGCGATCAGGGCAGCGGCATCAGGCCCGAGGACCTCGACAAGATCTTCGAACCGTTCTATACCAGCAAAAAAATGGGCAAAAGCGGCACCGGCCTGGGCATGGCCGTGGTCTGGGGCACGGTCAAGGATCACCAGGGCTATATCAACTGCGAAAGCCAGGTGGGGGTCGGTTCCACCTTCACCCTCTTCTTTCCGGTCACCTCTCACCAGTCCTTTCAGCGGCAGGTTCGGACCACCGTCCTGGATGCGTGCCGCGGCCAGGGCGAGCACATCCTGGTGGTCGACGACATCGTCGAGCAGCGGGAGATCGCCTCCTCCATTCTCCGCGAACTGGGCTACCAGGTGACCACCGTCGCCAGCGGCGAGGAAGCGGTGCGCCTGGTGGCGCGGCAGCGGTTTGACCTGGTGCTGCTCGACATGATCCTCGGCGAGGGCATGGACGGGCTGGACACCTATCAAAGCATCCTGGTGCATGCGCCCGGTCAGCGGGCAATCATCACCAGCGGCTTTTCCGAGACCGAACGAATCGCCCAGGCCCTCCAGTTGGGGGTTGGCCAGTACATCAAAAAGCCCTACATGATCGCCAAGCTGGGCCGGGCCATCCGCGAGGAGCTGACCCGAGGGCAAACCGCTCAGTAA
- a CDS encoding 3'-5' exonuclease: MESETLAAGGITHISKEAINTLPLACWRGPVHLVRTSEDMALAAAHLSRAALLGFDTETRPAFRKGQKFSPSLLQLATDSVVYLFQLQQIGLAQPLRAILSDPTIIKAGVAPDFDLRSLGELEPFEPDGFVDLARMARRRGVHNHGLRGLAALVCGVRISKSARTTNWANAELTPQQIRYAATDAWIGREIYLRLNGWPQQLPTHHRRSA; this comes from the coding sequence GTGGAAAGCGAGACGTTGGCGGCGGGCGGCATAACACATATCAGCAAGGAAGCGATCAATACGCTGCCGCTCGCCTGCTGGCGGGGACCGGTCCACCTGGTGCGGACCAGCGAGGACATGGCCTTGGCGGCGGCACATCTCAGCCGGGCCGCGCTGTTGGGGTTTGATACCGAAACCCGGCCGGCCTTTCGCAAGGGGCAAAAATTTTCCCCCAGCCTGCTGCAGCTGGCCACGGATTCGGTTGTCTATCTCTTTCAGCTGCAACAGATCGGGCTGGCCCAACCGCTGCGGGCCATCCTGAGCGACCCGACCATCATCAAGGCCGGAGTGGCGCCAGATTTCGACCTTCGCAGTCTTGGGGAGCTGGAACCGTTCGAACCCGACGGCTTTGTCGACCTGGCGCGGATGGCCCGGCGCAGAGGGGTGCACAATCATGGCCTCCGGGGCCTGGCCGCGCTGGTCTGTGGTGTGCGTATCTCCAAATCAGCCCGTACCACCAACTGGGCCAACGCCGAACTCACCCCACAGCAGATCCGCTATGCCGCCACCGACGCCTGGATCGGCCGCGAAATCTACCTCCGCCTGAACGGTTGGCCTCAGCAACTGCCTACCCACCACCGCCGGTCGGCCTAA
- a CDS encoding FAD-dependent oxidoreductase produces the protein MKPTDIEDPEYFHQVIDCQFACPAHTPVPQYIRLISEHRYTEAYMLNWLSNVFPGVLGRVCDRPCEPACRRGRVEQEPVAICRLKRLCADQRDAAITARFPAVPQEKNGKKVALIGGGPASLTVARDLLPLGYEVDLYDDQAQGGGFMRSQLPSFRLPESVLATEVDYILDMGVTTHFNHRVTSMQAMLAKGYDALFVGTGAPRGRDLPDLPGRTEGDPWIHVGIDWLAGVVFRHVQSIGRRVLVIGGGNTAMDCCRTARRLGGEQVSVVVRGSRSAMKASPWEIEEALHEDIPILEHLAPLAFVVDDGQLTGMQFTRTGQESGEPVFLPCDEVLLAVGQLNAFPWIEPETGIRFTDQGLPVLDPLTLQSSLPQVFFGGDAAFGPRNIITAVAHGHEAAISIDLFCQGKPLDQRPAPQVNLAGQKMGVHDWLYDNQVAETRRQAVPMLAKAKTLKDRLLEVELGFDREVGQAEALRCLNCDVQTVFRADLCIECDGCVDACPESCINFVDNGEEADLRTRLKAPANNLAQRLYVAGPVSTGRVMVKDENVCLHCGLCAERCPTSAWEMQKFFYQSARAGQP, from the coding sequence TTGAAACCGACCGATATCGAGGATCCGGAATATTTTCACCAAGTGATTGATTGCCAGTTTGCCTGTCCGGCCCATACCCCGGTGCCGCAATACATCCGTCTGATCAGCGAGCACCGCTACACCGAGGCCTACATGCTCAACTGGCTGTCCAATGTCTTTCCCGGCGTGCTGGGCCGGGTCTGTGACCGTCCCTGCGAGCCGGCCTGCCGCCGCGGCCGGGTGGAACAGGAGCCGGTGGCCATCTGCCGGCTCAAGCGGCTGTGTGCCGACCAACGCGATGCGGCGATCACCGCCCGATTCCCTGCTGTCCCACAGGAGAAAAACGGCAAGAAAGTCGCCTTGATCGGCGGTGGGCCCGCCTCGCTGACCGTGGCCCGCGATCTGCTGCCGCTCGGCTACGAGGTGGACCTCTATGACGATCAGGCCCAGGGCGGGGGCTTCATGCGCAGTCAGTTGCCCTCCTTCCGTCTGCCGGAATCGGTGCTGGCCACCGAGGTCGATTACATCCTCGACATGGGGGTGACCACCCATTTCAATCACCGGGTGACGAGCATGCAGGCCATGCTTGCCAAGGGCTACGATGCCCTGTTTGTCGGCACCGGCGCGCCGCGCGGCCGCGATCTGCCCGATCTGCCCGGCCGCACGGAAGGGGACCCCTGGATTCATGTCGGCATCGACTGGTTGGCCGGGGTGGTGTTCCGCCATGTGCAATCCATCGGCCGCCGGGTGTTGGTGATCGGCGGCGGCAACACGGCCATGGACTGCTGCCGCACCGCCCGCCGCCTGGGTGGCGAGCAGGTCAGCGTGGTGGTGCGGGGTTCCAGGAGCGCGATGAAGGCCTCGCCCTGGGAGATCGAGGAGGCCCTGCACGAGGACATCCCCATCCTCGAACATCTGGCACCGCTGGCATTCGTGGTCGACGACGGCCAGTTGACCGGCATGCAGTTCACGCGAACCGGCCAGGAGAGTGGCGAACCGGTGTTTCTGCCCTGCGACGAAGTGCTGCTGGCCGTGGGCCAGCTCAACGCCTTCCCGTGGATCGAACCCGAAACCGGTATCCGCTTCACCGACCAGGGGTTGCCGGTGCTCGACCCGCTCACCCTGCAGTCCTCCCTGCCCCAGGTCTTTTTCGGCGGCGATGCCGCCTTCGGCCCGCGCAACATCATCACCGCCGTGGCCCACGGCCACGAGGCGGCGATCTCCATTGACCTGTTCTGCCAGGGAAAACCCCTGGATCAGCGGCCGGCGCCGCAGGTCAATCTCGCCGGCCAGAAGATGGGCGTGCATGACTGGCTCTATGACAACCAGGTGGCTGAGACCCGGCGTCAGGCGGTGCCCATGCTCGCCAAGGCCAAGACACTCAAGGACCGGTTGCTGGAGGTCGAACTCGGCTTTGACCGGGAGGTGGGCCAGGCCGAGGCCTTGCGCTGCCTCAACTGCGACGTGCAAACGGTCTTTCGTGCCGATCTGTGCATCGAGTGCGACGGCTGCGTCGACGCCTGCCCGGAGAGCTGCATCAATTTCGTCGACAACGGCGAGGAGGCGGATCTGCGCACCCGGCTCAAGGCCCCGGCGAACAACCTGGCCCAGCGTTTGTACGTTGCCGGGCCGGTGTCCACCGGGCGGGTGATGGTCAAGGACGAGAACGTCTGCCTGCACTGCGGTCTCTGCGCCGAGCGCTGTCCGACCTCGGCCTGGGAGATGCAGAAATTTTTCTACCAATCAGCACGGGCGGGACAACCATGA
- a CDS encoding 2-oxoacid:acceptor oxidoreductase subunit alpha, which translates to MKQLQAVNDFVIRFANVNGSGSASANNLFAKAVFRMGVPVSPKNIFPSNIQGLPTWYEVRVNEQGRVGRRGDIDMVVAVNGQTLRQDYDSLVPGGYFLYDSSKALPEDFQRDDITIIGIPLTLLCNEAFDNPKMRPLLKNIIYVGALASLLDMELQVLIDSLIKQFRKNPKLAEPNIQALRLGHDYAGEHFAGVCQLSVRRSDRVGDSIIMDGNSAVALGAIYAGATVVGWYPITPSTSIIEAFGRYAEQFRIEQDTGRIKAAIVQAEDELAAIGIVIGASWNGARAFTATSGPGISLMSEFLGLAYFGEIPVVLIDVQRTGPSTGMPTRTQQSDVLACAYASHGDTRHPLLFPCDPRECFDMTADAFDLAERLQTPVLVMSDLDLGMNDHFGPPLAWDPARRYDRGKVLDAAQLEALTTRWGRYKDVDGDGICSRTYPGTHPDKGVYFTRGTSRDEYSAYTEDSGAYVRNMERLLLKWETAKRLLPLARIKIASPQARLGAVFYGSTTPSAYEAIDLLHQRGIVLNTMRLRAFPFQQEVIDFIHNHELVFVIEQNRDGQMRTLLINEGNLPPHKLIPIASYDGLPVASRFLVRALEEALAERGISLQQLASGQGGGQ; encoded by the coding sequence ATGAAGCAGCTGCAGGCGGTCAACGATTTTGTCATCCGGTTCGCCAACGTCAACGGCTCCGGCTCGGCCAGCGCCAACAATCTGTTCGCCAAGGCAGTGTTCCGCATGGGCGTGCCGGTCAGCCCGAAGAACATCTTCCCCTCGAATATCCAGGGATTGCCCACCTGGTACGAGGTGCGGGTCAACGAACAGGGCCGGGTGGGGCGACGCGGCGACATCGACATGGTGGTGGCGGTCAACGGCCAGACCCTGCGCCAGGATTACGACAGCCTGGTGCCCGGCGGCTATTTCCTTTATGATTCCTCCAAGGCGCTGCCCGAGGACTTCCAGCGCGACGACATCACCATCATCGGCATCCCCTTGACCCTGCTGTGCAACGAGGCGTTTGACAATCCGAAGATGCGGCCGCTGTTGAAAAACATCATCTATGTCGGCGCCCTGGCCTCGCTGCTCGATATGGAACTGCAGGTGCTGATCGATTCGCTTATCAAGCAGTTCCGCAAGAATCCCAAACTGGCCGAGCCCAATATCCAGGCCCTGCGGTTGGGTCACGACTATGCCGGCGAGCACTTTGCCGGGGTGTGCCAGCTGTCGGTGCGGCGCAGCGACCGGGTGGGTGATTCGATCATCATGGACGGCAACAGCGCCGTGGCCTTGGGCGCGATCTACGCCGGCGCCACCGTGGTCGGCTGGTACCCGATCACCCCCTCGACCTCGATCATCGAGGCCTTTGGCCGCTACGCGGAACAGTTCAGGATCGAGCAGGACACCGGCCGGATCAAGGCGGCCATCGTCCAGGCCGAGGACGAACTGGCGGCCATCGGCATCGTTATCGGCGCCTCGTGGAATGGGGCCCGCGCCTTCACCGCCACTTCGGGGCCGGGCATCTCGCTGATGAGCGAATTCCTCGGCTTGGCCTATTTCGGCGAAATTCCGGTGGTGTTGATCGATGTGCAGCGCACCGGACCTTCCACCGGCATGCCCACCCGCACCCAGCAGTCGGATGTGCTGGCCTGCGCCTATGCCTCGCACGGCGACACCAGGCACCCGCTGCTTTTTCCCTGCGATCCGCGCGAATGTTTCGACATGACCGCCGATGCCTTTGACCTGGCCGAACGGCTGCAGACCCCGGTGCTGGTGATGAGCGATCTTGATCTGGGCATGAATGATCACTTCGGTCCGCCGCTGGCCTGGGATCCGGCCCGTCGCTACGATCGGGGCAAGGTGCTCGACGCCGCCCAGCTGGAGGCCCTGACCACGCGTTGGGGCCGCTACAAAGATGTGGACGGCGACGGCATCTGCTCCCGCACCTATCCAGGCACCCATCCCGACAAGGGCGTCTACTTCACCCGCGGCACCTCCCGCGACGAGTATTCGGCCTATACCGAGGACAGCGGCGCCTATGTGCGCAACATGGAACGCTTGCTGCTCAAGTGGGAAACCGCCAAACGGCTGCTGCCCCTGGCCCGGATCAAGATCGCCAGCCCACAGGCCCGCTTGGGGGCCGTGTTTTACGGCAGCACCACCCCCTCGGCCTACGAGGCGATCGACCTTTTGCACCAACGCGGCATTGTCCTCAACACCATGCGGCTGCGGGCCTTTCCCTTTCAGCAGGAGGTGATCGATTTCATTCACAACCATGAGCTGGTGTTTGTCATCGAACAGAACCGGGATGGTCAGATGCGCACCCTGCTGATCAACGAGGGCAACCTGCCTCCGCACAAACTGATCCCCATCGCCAGCTACGACGGCCTGCCCGTGGCCAGTCGTTTTCTTGTTCGCGCCCTGGAAGAGGCCCTGGCGGAACGCGGCATCAGTCTCCAGCAACTCGCCAGCGGTCAAGGAGGTGGCCAATGA
- the glk gene encoding glucokinase, giving the protein MTKHKGLLLAGDIGATKTVLALYETWPGQPLRQQTFRNAEFASFDELVERFLGAGAATPTAACLGVAGPVTADTVRMTNLDWKIEAAALKQRFGWSQVRLINDLVATAMGALQLQPADCTLLNPGEPREGAVMAVLAPGSGLGEAFLLPHRGGYLPFPSEGGHASFAPCNGEQIDLLTFMFRHHAHVSVEQVCSGLAIPELFAFMATRQPVPDWLRQELIRAEDQTPVIVGAALAAIQGGRMCEVAVRTLELFVDILADEAANLALKTLALGGIFLGGGLAPRLQPFLERQRFLAAFARGNYRDMLGRIPVRIIRNPHTALLGAAACGASLVAGHDHQPLRC; this is encoded by the coding sequence ATGACCAAGCACAAGGGACTGTTACTCGCCGGCGATATCGGCGCCACCAAGACGGTGCTCGCCCTGTACGAGACCTGGCCCGGCCAGCCGCTGCGCCAGCAAACCTTCCGCAATGCGGAGTTTGCCAGTTTCGACGAGTTGGTGGAGCGGTTTCTCGGTGCGGGAGCGGCCACGCCCACGGCGGCCTGTCTGGGCGTGGCGGGGCCGGTGACCGCCGATACGGTCAGGATGACCAATCTTGACTGGAAGATCGAGGCCGCAGCCCTCAAACAGCGATTCGGCTGGAGCCAGGTCCGGTTGATCAACGACTTGGTGGCCACGGCCATGGGCGCCCTTCAACTGCAGCCCGCCGATTGCACCCTGCTCAACCCGGGCGAGCCCCGGGAAGGGGCGGTGATGGCCGTTCTGGCTCCGGGAAGCGGCTTGGGGGAGGCCTTCCTTTTGCCGCATCGTGGCGGCTACCTCCCCTTTCCCTCGGAAGGAGGCCACGCCAGTTTTGCCCCGTGCAATGGCGAGCAGATCGATCTGCTCACCTTTATGTTCCGCCACCACGCCCATGTGTCGGTGGAGCAGGTGTGTTCCGGTCTGGCCATCCCCGAACTGTTTGCCTTCATGGCCACCAGGCAGCCGGTTCCCGATTGGCTGCGGCAGGAATTGATCCGGGCCGAGGATCAAACGCCAGTGATCGTTGGCGCGGCCCTGGCGGCGATTCAGGGAGGCCGGATGTGTGAGGTCGCCGTGCGTACCCTGGAGCTGTTTGTCGACATCCTCGCCGACGAGGCGGCCAATCTCGCCCTCAAGACCCTGGCACTTGGCGGCATTTTCCTTGGCGGCGGTCTGGCGCCTCGGCTGCAGCCTTTCCTGGAACGGCAGCGGTTTTTGGCCGCCTTTGCCCGGGGGAACTATCGCGACATGCTCGGCCGCATCCCGGTGCGGATCATCCGCAACCCCCATACCGCCCTGCTGGGTGCCGCGGCCTGCGGGGCAAGCCTTGTTGCCGGCCACGATCATCAGCCGCTGCGGTGCTGA